tCATTGGATATAAATGATATTGGAACATTGTAGTTATGAAATGTACATTGGTGATTTTGATTCCTTACTTCCTCAacaacagaaagtacaaaatcACCGCGTATCAATATTACGTGTAAACAAGATAAATGTTACAACACCTGTTTAGGTTACAGAGAATTTGTAATTGGgtagaatgaaataaaacagattCAATATCACGTGTGATATGTTTTCATGTCATGTATTATCTGAATTTGATCAAAAGTTTTCCAAAATTAAATTACTTAAACCGTAAAATTATTGAGAGCggaattattgtttttatatcagggactaattaatatgaaattttctcagatgtaatataaataaaaatgtacataaatagGCTTTTACACAGATGGGTGCTTACGAAATTGGACTGTGGAGCCCAGGAAATCTAGACCACGGAATAAAGTTCTGGATATCCCACATTTCTTTTTCGCACATCTGTAATTAAAAACAATGTATTTATGATTAATGAAGTCGcaagtttgatgatttcttCAACTTGAGGTTGATCACATATCCAATCTCTACCAAGAGTTGTTGTTCCTTGCTCTCACATGTAAGTGTAAAGAACGATAATTCTGGGTAGGGATTGCcatatttcatgtttatattctaatttcatttttatacaaCTTCAGTAATGGAGCTTGTGGGTCCGTCCTACCGGATGATGGCCGGGATCGCATTGGAGCAATTCTGGGCGGTTGGCGCATTGATCCTCGCGCTGCTTGCGTACCTGATTAGAGACTGGCGTTATCTGAACCTGGCCGTGTCACTTCCGGCCCTATTGTTCATACCTTATATATGGTAAGGGATCTCGCATCACGTGTTACAGATTAGATTACACAGATCTAGAAAAGCAAACGACCTTGTAACCTTATGTCAACATATATGTTACATCAGTATGGAAGATGtaaattttaggtcacatgtgCTGAAGGTACTGGTCGTAAATTGTCCGTcggtcgtccgtctgtctgtctgtaaacttcacatttttGATGGCTATTTGCAACGACACAAAGCATTTTAGGGGAATTTGTATCAAATGTCTTCACACGAAAATGCTTACGAAATAACAGAAAGAAGTTAGTATGTTGTAAAATAACTTCCCTCCAATCGCCGGGTCTGACTGGCCAGAACTCTTCCTGACATAATCACGTATCAGTTCTACTCAAACTACAATCTCGGAAGCCAGGGCGGGACAATAGAGTTGGATGTTTTATAGACAAGTAAGAAAATGATTTACAACTCTTCATAAAATTCACAAGGGCACAGTTTGTCAAATGGATATGCAAACATCCTCATATTATAAGTTTGGATTTCACTTCACTCTCACCGGCACTCCAGACGGACGGGGCCACATGGGGTTTACAAATTTACACATTGGGGGTCTACAAATTTACACATTGGGGGTCTACAAATTTACACATTGGGGGTCTACAAATTTACACATTGGGGGTTTACAAATTTACACATTGGGGGTTAACAAATTTACACATTGGGGTTAACAAATTTACACATTGGGGGTTTACAAATTTACACATTGGGGGTTTACAAATTTACACATTTGGGGTTAACAAATTTACACATTGGGGGTTACAAATTTACACATTGGGGGTTTACAAATTTACACATTGAAGGTTTACAAATTTACACATTGGGGGTTTACAAATTTACACATTGGGGGTTTACAAATTTACACATTGGGGGTTAACAAATTTACACATTTGGGGTTTACAAATTTACACATTGAAGGTTTACAAATTTACACATTGGGGGTTTACAAATTTACACTTTGAGggtttacaaatttttttttttttgttttagttttttttttttttttttttttttggtgggttttttaatACAAATTTACACATTGGGAGTTTACAAATTTACACATTGGAGGTTAACAAATTTACACATAGGGGGTTTACAAATTTGCACATTGAGGGTTTACAAATTTACACATTGAGGGTTTACAAATTTACACATTGGGGATTTATAAATTTACACATGGGGGGTTTACAAATTTACATAGGGATATGTTATacgtttttatgaaattattattcatgtttgaaatatacatgagggtatgcAACGCTTTATGCCTGTATACTTTATGATGCGCATTAGCGCGTCATGAAAGGTAAGCCGTCATAAGATGTTGCGGTTCATTTTCaaagatgaaattcatttcttatatattcacattctactttcatttctgttaaaAGAGTCGTATTgcatttatcaagattcatacgcacatctTTCACATTCGTGAGGAAATGGgtacctctgtcggcgcgggttcgaatcctgctcgcgccggtaagtgagaacgtttcccagtttactttcggaaggtcggtggtctcttcccagctacattgtatctgggttttctcttccaccaataaaatcaGGCCGccatcagataactgaaaaattgttgaatgtggcggaaaacataaatcaatcaaccaatcaaccTATTTCAATGGGTGGATATATATCCAAGAACATTGGAGAAATGGTACGGTTGTAATTAATATGCCAATCATGTAGTGTATAGTCACGCCCGTGCACATCACGACTCCCGGGGTACTGCTCTCGATTACaaagacataaacaccacatgcagatATTAATACAATGACAGACTTTGATGGACACCATGCATGGACTAATACTATttcatgtatttgaaatattatgGCATAAGAGTCAACTTACATTAAATTTTGTTGTGATTCCAATGCAACTCCGTGTCTGTATCCAATATCTTAGTCTGTGTGTTTTTAAACTCTTTAGAGAGAATTTCAaaaatacacgtacatgcattTGTGACGTCATTAATTCATGATTATAGATAGAATTCTAGTATTGGAATCtgatatatttatcaatgaatttattatttagGTATACTGGCTTGAAGGATACAATATGTAAATGACTGCTTATAAAAGGAAAAACTATAGACTCCATGTTCTACTAGatttaaaataaacaatgtCTTTGATTTTCAGGTTGATTGATCCATCAATATTTGATGGGTTTTGTTagagagggtttttttttttccagatttacACAGACTTGAACTGATTTAATAATTTTTCTGCAGCATTATCCCAGAATCCTCTCGGTGGCTTCTGTCCAGAGGGCGGGAAAAAGAAGCGGAAGATATTCTTAGGCAGGCTGGTCGAGTCAACAAGAGGAAACTACCGGAAAAGCTCTTCGATTACGAAGACGTGTTCGAAGATGATGCGTGTATTCCTGTGTTGCAGCTCTGCGTTAACCCGAAACTTCTCTTCAGATCTGTCATTATATTCTTTAACTGGTAACCAGAATCTTTAATCTTTATAGATCTGTAAACGATTGGATGATGATTTGAAGTTATAAAAGCTTCATGTAGCTTTTGTATACTATAGTACAATACATCGTTTTTCTTCATTTTGCCTGACTAAGATTAAATCTTAGGGAGAAAcgtttttcttcattttgtcTGACCAGAATTAAATCTTAGGGTGAacgtttttcttcattttagGATGGTAGTCAGCATGCTGTTTTTTGGTCTGTCGTTGAATGTTGGGAACCTCGGTGGCGACATCTACCTTAATTTCCTGTTACAAAGTCTAGCGGAAGTTGTTGGATATGGTATTCCACTGATCGCGCTCAAAAGTTTAGGAAGGAAACCGGTTTACGTTGGTTCCCTCCTAATAGGTGGCGCTGCTTGTATCCTGACGATATTCCCGGTCCTTTACGGTGACGCCAGTAAGTATAAGATTTtagtagattgattgattatgactatacaccgttttggaaatatttcagtatttacGACGAGATTTTAGTAGAACAAaccatcaatcaatcattgatttctttttaattctaGGTGATCTGTGTATCAACCACAAGAATGATCTTTAATCATTTTTGCcgtaatgtttaaaaattgtgtTCTTATGGTGAACATTTTTGTAATGTTACATTCTATTTGCGCGTTAATCGCTTCACGTTTAGCACAAACGTCAGAGAGTGAAAGTGTCGAATGATACATGCAGGCCATTTAGATTGTAGAAACCTGGTACGTTTACCATAGGTAGTCACTGTTCCTTCGTCAAGCTCTCGGTGATAGAAATCACTGATTTTTCGGATATTACCTGAAAATGGAGAACCCGTGTTACATTAGATGTTGGAACAGTAAAATGTACTCACTAGTACGGCCATAAGTGCCGGCGCCATGCatgggtcaaaatttgtggcacttcatctgaaactggtgacgtctctacatgtgTGGAAGTTCTCCAATGGGACGAGAAgcaattaaattaattatttgtcttttcaaaacGAAACAGACATATTTTACAAAGTTCCAACATTTTATTTCCAGGTGTGCATTGGAGTGTGATTGGTTTATCCGTCATCGGGAAGATCGGGTCGTCGACCGCTTTTGCCACCATTTACTTGTTCTCTGCGGAACTCTTCCCGACCGTCGTCCGAAACTCCGCCATGGGTACCAGTTCTCTATGCGCAAGGATTGGTGGAATGGTATCTCCGTATATTGCTGTGATCGTAAGTACTGGCCTCGGAGTATTACGTTGTGTCTATCTTATTAACCGAATTTTCCTTAGATTTCTAAAATTCTGAATTTCCCGCTCTTTCAGAACCAGGTTGTAGGCGGAGACCTAGGTGTCGCCATGCCATTGTTGGTGTTTGGATTATTTGCGTTTGTTGCTGGATTGTTGGCGTTGACACTGCCGGAAACAAAAGGGCGCCACCTACCGGAATCTATAAAAGATTCGGTACAATACACGGAGTAAGTGTCATTCTATGAAAAATCAATCCTCATTGAATAAAGATaaaagtaaattaattaaaagtatgtatctgacttttcttttttttttacagtcaAACAAAAGATATTTTGCGGATTGACGTCACGGAGGCGTCACAACCTCTGACAGAAGACACCGCTTTGACGTCAGTAGCAAACGGTGTAACGATCAGCGACAAGAAATAAACCACAGAATCTCGCCGTCCACTTCTCATTGCCTTCCTTTATATTGCATCATATTGATGAATGACACATGCGCAGAAAGCTGAAGTGCACCTATTAAagtattcatatatatgtatccTCACTTAGGACGGTTTACCTGAACTACAAACAGGAAGCCTCTCTATTTCTTTGCACATAAATTAAAATCCCGTATCAACACATTTCTGTGAAATGTAGTTATGAAAACAACGTTTCCTAGTTGTTTCCTGGATATTTCAGACCGATTTTGGTCtgattttataagatatcaaaTTCTAAAGCGCCCTTATAtctttattgtaaatattttagtGCATCTCAATTTTACATATCTTTGTATTAGCCCCTATCCTCACCCCCACCCCACGTAAACCACGTCCATCGACCTGTGTGTAATCTTCTATCCATTCGATTCTGACGACTTTGGGCTATATGTTCTGAAAGTTTGTTAGAGTTTCCCCCCTTCCATCGAGTTCAGCAatctatgtatatatacaatgtatattcgCAGTTGCAGATATTATTAAATACATTCAAAATGcgaaaatattttgtatagagCTTCAATAGTATTTCATTAGATAAGCAGTAATTGCATTTGTATCTCGCTGGctaattcatgtacatgtataacattgatatatatctatatgtgtGCATATACATTTTTCGTAGCATTTAGTTAatcaatttatttcttaataccAGCTGTAGTTAAAGAAACTGTTATATACTGGCACGTAgaattaagggggggggggtgttgatgTTGTGGTATTGTTTTTAGTTATTGTCATATGCAAAGTGGGAGATGCGGGTGACACCCACTCCGCTTGTGTATTGAATGGTAAGAATGTAAGGTTGAACTGATGAATCAAACATTGCGATATAAGATGCCCCCTCCCACAATTTTAGATCCgcgatttaaaatttaaaataaagaagaaaaaagaacatAGAAAACATGTTGTTTGGTTTCGGATATTTTTGACAGAACAGATTTTTGCTTGTCCTGAATTTTAGACAAATGTGAAGTTAACTACCCTCCCCTCTCCCATCTGCGTGCCTGATCTACACTATAGGTAAATATTACAGGTGAATTATTTAGGGattattgtgaaataaaatttcaaatactgCTTTCAGAATGATGTGTCGTCGAACTATGGTGattaattaaacaatatttttgaaattatcatgaaaacaataaaatgatTATAACAGCCTCTCTTGATCAGTTGTGttttttaaagtgtatttttaGTCCGTCAGTGGGCCAGATCCCGTATTGTCGCTTCAGGTCATTGTCTATGATTTCTAATGGCGATCGCATCACGACTAGAGGGTGCTGTGTTGGG
Above is a genomic segment from Ostrea edulis chromosome 3, xbOstEdul1.1, whole genome shotgun sequence containing:
- the LOC125673914 gene encoding organic cation transporter protein-like, translated to MTYDSALRQVGEFGTYQKRLYVLLCLPFITCAMQVMVTVFILGVPDHRCAVSENDTFAIQSPQHQLMVNRSVPPGEFPLLSPYSKCNLYSYHSNNDSNPEDSRFIRKCSKWVYEKTDFHSTFVTEDDLVCHKKSYVTHTVMSFMAGFMVGALVSGVVADSLGRKKGLLLSLALHIIPNIIVTFATDLLTFMCLRFLAGASVGGLLAVSFTMIMELVGPSYRMMAGIALEQFWAVGALILALLAYLIRDWRYLNLAVSLPALLFIPYICIIPESSRWLLSRGREKEAEDILRQAGRVNKRKLPEKLFDYEDVFEDDACIPVLQLCVNPKLLFRSVIIFFNWMVVSMLFFGLSLNVGNLGGDIYLNFLLQSLAEVVGYGIPLIALKSLGRKPVYVGSLLIGGAACILTIFPVLYGDASVHWSVIGLSVIGKIGSSTAFATIYLFSAELFPTVVRNSAMGTSSLCARIGGMVSPYIAVINQVVGGDLGVAMPLLVFGLFAFVAGLLALTLPETKGRHLPESIKDSVQYTDQTKDILRIDVTEASQPLTEDTALTSVANGVTISDKK